Within the Cataglyphis hispanica isolate Lineage 1 chromosome 25, ULB_Chis1_1.0, whole genome shotgun sequence genome, the region ATAACCGTGCACGAAAAATCGTAACGCGAATGTGTGACGAGATAAACGATTCTCACGATCGTAATGTCGTACcgcaatataattacaacaaTGACCGTAACATTAGCGTTAAATTCAACGATCGAGCGATTCTTTAACACTCGTGATGCTCGTGATCGCGATTACATTTTTACCACAAAATCCCGACGCGTCCTACGCGAATGAACGCGCACAACACAATGGCTGACACACGAGCGCCAAAATGCTGAATATCTCAATATCTCAATTTCCGTTTCCGTTAGCCCGGTCCGATTCCACGATCCCAAGACACTACGCGAATCAAATGTGGCTGTCGCGAGATTGAttgaattttgtttcttttgacTCGCggtaatatttacataataaataatactgtaaatatataaactacagACAAGTACAAAACATGTGAATTTTCGATTCCGTCAGGGCATTACTTTCGATTCTCGGAACgcgaattaaatatcttgttaTGACGTCAATTATATTTGAgcgctaatttttattaaacacgaCATTAACAAGTATGATCGAATATAACACAGAAGTGAGAATTGTGAAAAGTTTAAACCAATCTTTGCGATAGTCGAAACAGTATTAACAACAAGCAACAAAACAGAGAAACATATGAGACGCCGCACGTAGAGTAGAGAGAGAAGCCGTTCGGGCCGtttttgtttatgtttatacACAAGTGTCGAGCCTCGAAACGAGATGAGCGTGCAATAACTCTGACAAGGAtagaaacagaaaaagaagagtAAAGATAGCAAGCTCAGTCGtcttgtgtgtgtgcgcgtgtattGACGTACTTAGAAATGTAACATGATATATGGAGTTGAAGACGACGAAGTCCTGTGAAAAGAGATAAGCACATGATCTAGTTTCTATCCTTTTCAATCTTCTGAGAAGGATAGAAACtcttgaagaaagaaaaacaaagcaAAGCGTTTATcgcattttcaaaatcttttcttattttattctcgatCGTCAGATAAGAGATATAAGAAACGTGAATTTGacagattctctctctctctttcgctctcttcgctccttcctttttaattttctatctttttctagAGCCGCACGTGTTTATTCTCGTTTCAATTTCTGCAGAAATTGCCGTATTTGATGTGATATTTTACATCATCGCGTTTTTAAATGAATCAACTCACGTTACCGTATATTAACAAAGTATATAAACAAAGCGATCAAGCTCATTTCCGAGAATATCTTTTCGTCCTCGCATTTTTCACTATAATTCCTCGCTTAAATATCCATCTCGATTATCACtctagaattaatttaaactttcacACTCTtgtcacatacatacacacactcacacacagaTATGCGCTtgcaattcaatttataataatgtcaaaaatgataaatcaattataataatcaatatataataataaatgtaatgaatATTGCGATACGTTTGTTAATAACAAatgataaagttatatattttatcatatcatttgcgcgttttatatatgtatgcgttaatttttatgttcaaTACATACTTAATACGAAATTAGCGCATACAAAATGCATATACTATTCGTTTAATAGAAACGTCGCGCTTTAATAGAAACCAGCGCGAAGTACATATACTATTCGTTTAATAAAACTAGCCTTCGATGACATCGCGACAGCCACATTTGATTCGCGTTGTGTGTTGGGGTCGCGGAATCGGGCCGGGCTAACGGAAACGGAAATTGAGATATTGAGATATTTAGCATTTTGGCGCTCGTGTGTCAGCCATTGTGTTGTGCGCGTTCATTCGCGTAAGACGCGTCGGGATTTtctgaaaagtaaaaatataatcacgaTCGCAAATATCGTAAGTATTGATCGGTCGATCACTGAGATTAAAGCTGTGATTACGATTATCGTAATTGTGAAATGGCATTATAGACGCGAATCGCTTATCTCGTTACATCCGAATCACGATTTCTCGCCCTGGGTTTTTGAGGACAGATATCGTTTACGAATGAATCTATACAGTATCGAGAGTGCGGAAAAAAATCGCGTTGATAGTGAAAACGTACGATAATTTGATCGagtgaattttgcaaaatctgGACAGCTATATAACTtggaatatgtattaaatacgGTAAGTGACCAGACCAGCGTCCGTGtgactttgttttttttttttaattaatttatatattttgagagaTATAAGaactaaattcaaaaaaattgtcatttgcattgttttttatatagtcgTGTTTGAATGCACTGATTATacgcaatattaattttaatgtatcttaAAAACTATCAAACATTTGATATCGCTTTCTCATTTCGTAGCTCCGAGTTATGACTTTTTtcgattattgataataaatatcgtctctgaatatatttatcgggAATACCGAAAAACGTATTATATTGCGTTTAATAAAACGATTGTcgttttatgcatttatacaGTTTTTCACGCCGATAGTGCGAGTATGCGATAGTTCCGTCAAAGGAGTTTCGTGCGATTGTACTGCCCCAGGTATTGTTAACAAGTAAATGTTCAATTGTTAGAGAATTAAAGTTATCgagaataaatattgcttACTAGCAAGGATGTAATAAACGGAACGGAAAAAAAGCATCGAACGATCATTGTATTATGCGTAAATATGATGTATCGCGTCAGGCGACAAATCCATTAAGTTAACTCCGTGCAATTGTAGTTCGttattaaatgcattattaatagataaaattattcaatataaaaaaagatctctctctagtttttataaaattgctcgtatatttattactcatATTTTAGatgttaatgtataaaattatatcagtaTTATAAATTGCGGCTAATAAAAAGATGCAATACTGCATCATTGATACACGTTGCACGAACTCTAGAACGgcgggaaaaaaaatcattttctttcgTGAGATCGAACGCGGAATAAGTTTAAACTTGCAAATTACGAAAGAATGAATTCGATGTATCGGAAAAAGGTCTACGCAACGCGATGCGTGAAATAAGCCCCACGAGCGTAATATAGCCTTTAATATCGTGACGAATTGTTTAGTCTACTCGCTATATAGTGCGGCAAGTAAATACGCTGAGAGACATCACAATCCTACCGCGCGTATCCTGTATTCTATATTCATGTATAAAACGGCAAGGGTAAAGGGTAAGCGCGCGAGAGAGCAGAGGCGCACCCCTTCTCATCCCTCTCTGCCTGTCATGTGTCTATTTACACACATAGCGTTCTCCGAACTTCATCACTTTCATTTGCAGACCTATTTCTCTTTCGTGAGAGGTATATCGACTTCCTGTCAGCCGGTTAAATGAACGTTTTTCGTATACAAGTCAAATATCAGCAAATATGATCTAcgcgcgatataaattatcgtaATTTCGCGGCGAAACAAGAGATGTGTTGtttcagaaagaaaaaatgcgaCGCGTTAATGAAGAAAGATAACTCATTCGTGATACGGTGTaacacgagaaaaatatatagtcgttgaaattgcattaaaaaaggCGAAAATGttgtttaagaatttaaatacttCATTTAGTTCtttcttgtatatatgtatatgtacacgtgtgtatgtgtgtcttcataatttataatgaatatatattatgaataatatgtataatgaataatattacataatattatacaataataattatataatatatatatacaatattcataatatattgaacCGTTACTTTATCatgtttatcatatttaatattaaacacgGTAATGATGCATCAAGGCACaccatgcatatatttaaatggacATGCTTGAGGCTAGGCGTTAATCTCATTAACATCATTAATCCTATTAATCGTTTGGCGCGTTTCCGCTCCAGATATCAACGTCAGATATCGTATCTAACACATAtacgcgcacgcacacgcagaTGATCGAGTCGCGAGGTAgaattttgtgaaattaaacGACTGTCCATTCCGGTCTTACCGTTCGTCGGTTGGTGATATTCCCGATATCCTGGATTATTTATAGTACCTCCACGGGGATCCGTGACGACCCTAATCTTGGTCGGGTCGCCGCCTCTTCGGGCGTAAATGCCCTCGTAAACGGCGGACACAAGTACGCCGAAGTTTAGAGCGATGGCAGCCAACTGcaacaacaaaatataaaacgtaCGACTTATTCAAAGTGTCGTGATGAAAGtttgataatgataaattacgtGTAACCAATCGCAtcgtttaaaaacttttattcgaACGCGATCTAAAAAGCGAGAAATCTTACGCGTAATCTTACGGTTTagctaagaaataaataaattttttatcatttcttgcGTCTGCCAATGACatgtttatgaaattaaatcaatatactagatttatatatagaagcgAAAGGattcatatacattttacgttgtcttttttctttctttcgaataaaattgatgaaacaACTCACATAAATTTGGTCACAAGTTTtgactgatttttttttattttgtttttttttttaaatttaattctagatATTGATTCGGTTACATGCTTTTACATACAACACTGACTAAAATTAAAGAACGCAAATCTTATTTTCgcgtataattacaataagcccctcaataatatttattctttaaaaaaatccattaCTTTTACATACTTTTCATTCTGGGATAAAGATTTATTCCTCGCGATCATTCACGTCAAACGAAAGACTGCATTTATCCGGGGATCAAATAAAGTCACGACGTGTTCAGGGTGTAAATTTTACGTACGCGAATCCCAATTGTTTTTCCCAAGAATCACGCGTTTATTTTGCTTTCCCGTTAATTGGCTCGCAGACGTCAATTACCCGTCACACCGTCCGCTGCTCTAATTCGCCGGATAATATCGCACCGCACGTGTCATTTCCATCGGAACATCGGGAAAGTTCGCTGTACACAATACAGTTCGCGATAGCCGCGGTTCTTATTATCTTGGAGAGAAACATTTGTATAACAAATATCCGTACATGTCGTCGAGCGCGAGCAAATGTCTcattctccttttctttctctttcgagcGTCGTCCCTTCTTATGCAGCGTGCGAGTAACTAGGAGATCCCCGTCACGTATAAACACTATCGATACGAGGAGAGGAAAAGCATCATCCGTAGGTGGCGATCGGCTGGACGGATAGTGGAAGGAGCGCGCGAGGAAGGGGAGACAATTTAATTAGGGCCAACAAAGAAGCCGCGCGCGCCATTGTTGTTCCGCCGCTATAATTAATCTGGCCGTCCGGTGTGTTtgcctcctttttttttttgtcctcCTTGGGGAGGACGAGCGTCGCGAGCTGAGCTGCTCTCCCCTACACGCGAGAGACATGATAAAAGAGAACCTGGCGTTTACCGTCGATGCTATCCTCTGACCAACCCTCTCCTCCCTTCCTCCTCTTTCGTTTATCAAGGCGATGAGTTATTTTTCCTGTCGCGTCGggcgggttttttttttcgcgcgtcGATATGCAAGGTgcatcgagaaagagagagaaagaaagagcgaaGTGTACGAAGCGAAAACGAAAATACGTGTTGAGAGGTATCCAGAAGAAGCAGTTCGAACAGAAATTTTACACGCACAAATACGCTATTTGCATGACGATCGCAGCATTTCACGTGTTACTTAGCCAGCGCGTTCGGAACACCCGTTATAACAGGATGATTTCATTGCGTCGCGATAAGAGCCTCTTGAGATATAGTAGCTATTATGTGGGGCACTTGAGTCGGGGACTTAGCTCGGACATTTCCTTTTATGCGGTATTTCTGTCGCAAAATTACTTAGGACGTGGCTTGGTTTATCTCAGGAAGCTCGCGTAATTATTACACTTTATCTCGATCGTAAACTCTTTAACGTACAATTCATCTCTTTCTCGATTATGAGAATTATCGAGGcaggtatttaaatataattaaagattatttacttttatcattttcgccatatgtattctatataaaacaatGAGTCTGTTTTTTTATAGCCGAATGGACTGCACTTTATTTTAGAGCTTATCTTCCTCCTTCAAATgtgtgagagaaaaagataaactctgagCTAGAGCATCGAGTTTAGCTATAAAAAACAGAATCATTATTACGCCGCGTAATATTATACTGATATAACAATGAGGTAGCCAAAGCGAGCACATTAACTCGATTGAATTCTCTCGAGTCCGATAATATTATACCTTGTCTTGTTTCTGCTTATTCATTCTGTCCAATTCGATTTCGTCCTTGGCCCTTTTCAGCAGACTCTGCTTTCTTTTATTCATCCTCGTATATTTTCGACGATAAAATATCAACATACCACACTCTCTTCTAATACAACAAAAGAAAGCAATCTCCGCGCTTTGAAGAGAGACTTAGCGAACCAAAAATACACGATGCAGCGATCAATCTTTATCAGAGACGATCGCTTCGTCTTCTTTAGTCTTCTTTTAGATTACggacggaaaaaaaaagaaactgtgGCTGGAGAAAAATACAACAAACAATTTTGCAACTGACAAAAAGAAAGCTGCTTTTACTGCTCGAACTACTCTCTCGTGCGACGATGAATGACTgaacaaaaaaacaattcaTTTATCGCGGAGGCGAGAATCGGGACAATACGGTTAGTTCACTAACGATCGGCACCGAAACACTCACTGCGGATCCGCCAATGTCAGCTCATTGTTTTAAAAGTATCTACGAGTCGTGGCCACTCCGACACATACATACTAAATCGGCTAAAGGAGGGGCTTAAGAGAACACCTGAGCCTCCGGCTCACGATCAGGTGGCTTCTAAAGcgtttaattctctctctggTCAGATATATACGTTTTCCGGCTCGTTAACGTTTCGTTGGCACGCGAGCgaaagtatattattacacaatCGCGAATCatccaaatattttctttgttccTCTCTGCTTTAATTCTTTGACAAATTAAATCCTGCAATCCCCAACAGAAGAGAATAAGTCTTAGAATAATCCGTCTCAGTATATTCGCAACATTGTATAATCTAATTGAATTCCCATACAATGAAGGGAAATCTGTGAAATCTCTCGGGGATATATCCCGCTGGGAGATCATGATATCCATGAGAATTTCATGACAGGAGACGAGTGTGACGTCTAAAAGTCTAGTAGACAATGTTCCTAAAATACCAACGTAATCATAGCCACATTTCCAAGACTTATTTCTCAGAATATTGcgagaatttataattcaaattttcacacatttcttactgacaatgagataatttttaaatgttttctacGAAAATAACACActttagtaatttatatattctattgtgATATATCGatagtagttttttttttttatttaaatacatattgaaCATGTTTCGAACATTTCTTGGAATGATTCTAGTATATCTCGGAGATCTTCATCaagtaaacaaataaaatagaaataaaaaagaaataaaaactgtaattttatataatttaacaatttattatctgaCACGTTTAAGTTTCAATTTAAACGAAATGATCGAGAgagaattaaatcttaaaaatgatGACATCAGTGattctaattcttttattcaaattttttagatttgtaTTTTCCCGTTACTCACGTGCGGAATAATCGATTCGCGAAGAGGCATAATATCGTATCGAATATTTTCTCGACGCAAAGTATTACTGTACCCGGTTGTGTAACGACCGCGTGAGTGTTTCATCCGCATTGAGAGAAACCCGAGCTGCCGTCCAGCGATAAGAAGAAACTCTAAAGGCGCGTCGACGTCGATGTTATCGTGCCAGTTTCATAAAACGTGacgtttttttacatataaatgccTACCTTGCTTTgctctctgtttctttttctttctctttctctccgcgatcgatattcaatttaaattactattcATTGCCACGACGAACGCAATCGATCTTTTAATTAGTCTACGTCCGACTAAAATCAGTTTAAGCGTTCGGATTaagttttatgcaaataaaacacAAACACGTTTTATTAAAGGAAGACTTCTAATTAActctagatatattatttagaaatgttAGATATTATTCGGAAAGACttagtttctttctttcctcttatCAGAATAAAAGAACATGTAtgtgagaaagaaatatttttttatcaatacaatattacaGTCAATAGCTTATCCTTCTGCATGAGACGTGCTGTATCAGCAATATCTTTTGGCgcattattctctttttatacaaGAGTTATTCTTTTTAACTACGAGCGTTCCATGATACCGCTTGTACCTTCTGGTGATCTCGTATCTTCTTCGCGAAAGCATCTCTTTtgacttttatcaaaatattcttttcacgCCTATCCGCGTTCAATAAGTAAGGGTAACATCTGCTCCTTCAAGTCTGAAGTAAGAGTGTTATCTTCGCTCAGAATTGTGGCACCTGCCCCCTCGAGGCGAATCGCTTCGTCAGGAAATTGTCATATAAATCATTCTCGTCATTTATTGAACGTATGACGATAGGCGTCGAACGTCTATCAAGACTTATCCAGCTTGTTAACGGTGTCGCGTTAATTCGAGATAACGAGAGATCAATTAGAAAGACACTCGCGTTACATTAGCAGGAGCATGTTGCATTAAAGACATTGGATGAGTAAAATTATCGCGCCATCCATTTTCAAGGTgcgaaattgcaaatttaataaattaataacgaaaTTGGCTCGTTATATCATGCTATTGTCAATGCGTGAAAATAGACACAcggcaaaattattattgatttacacgttcaaaatttctttaaatgttcactgttataaaaattaaaaagataaaaatgccttcgaaaaaattttttgggaCGCAGAGGatgattttatctttgataaaatttccgATAATATAAGACATATTCCCCCGaactatgtattataaaaatattagtttattcgttttttctacatattagttccttatatacatatatcttacatctttttgttattaaaagattttccgATACAATCAAACAggatgaaataaattgaaaaataaaaaaaaacgataatataacattatgaaTATACTTTACCTGCATATAAAAGGCCTCTCCTCTTGTGATGACGAAACTATTAGCTCGATCATCCGTTTGCAAAGCGAAGAGACTCGCCGCCACAATCGATAACGCcactaaaaaaatagtatcaaATACAAtccgatttataaaattctcagtctttaatcttatataagtACTTAATGTATATCTACCGCAGGCAACTTTCAAACAATTATGTTTATTCGCGTTAtatgtttttgataaaatttaagattgttaattcggaaatatttttatcgttgactttttttcactataaagtaaatttactatttcatgacaaaaatcatattgaaaatttataaatatatcttgacTTATAAACTTTTGTGTCTTGTGTTTTTCATTTCGAATGTGAAACAACAGTTGCTGTCCGTGAACGTACATTGTATACTAGAGACATTAGgcgaaaaattacattatattcaaattaaacaattaaaattatattcaattttatatatctttttaaacataaatataagcaattctttatatctatgtataaaagctaaagagataaaagtacacgagtaaaatatattagcgcAATACATATcccatgtttttttaatttacgtgCAAAGTCATTAATGCAAAATGACTAGGCGATATGCTCTCTTGTAGCATTAGATATATCGCTTTACTGTAACATGATCTCCTGTGGATATTCGATACTTCTCGTATAAGGGCTTGTAAGTAGGCCAGTAAGTAGACGAATGGACGAATGGTAATTCTACTACGGATGCCCATAGTATTGCACAATTGCAAACGATAAAAAGAATCTCTACATTTAAACGTTAAACGTGATTGGACTCTTTGTACTTTCGTATGTCACGGCCTTGGCCCGCAATGCTACGTAATATGTAGTGCGTAAGAAACGATTACGTAATGCATAGTACGTAAGAATGAAGGGAAAGaagtatataattgaataatctcAGGTGTCTTGATTAAAAATCTCAGCTcatcttgataataattataatcttaaaaatgaaaggaaacatttaataatagaaataaaaataatgcatataaaattaaaataatgaggtagactgataattttgaaatgtgtgtgaattttatatagaaattattgctaatataatttttatcattagtcATACAGCCACACTGAATTAaacataacatatttaattctgaCAAGTATGTGCTAtatgaataatgtattaaatcttTCTCAAAATGCAATACTTTGATATTGAgatataatgatgaaaaataagcTTATCCTTGAAAAGTTCACAGAGAGTTTCttacagaatttataaattattttttttttcgacctgAATCACTTCTTAGCAAATTAgcataatctttaatatatcagctatttataaatgcttcacatttattgcatttgtattattttatctccttgtaaaataaatactttatttatttcgtttaatGTTATCTAATAAGCTGAGTAGAAAATTTGAAACCTTTAAAaacatctaaatatattaaaaactttttacaaaaaagtttgCATTAATACAGTTCATAATATCGTTGCTTTCTCACTGAGCATGCAGCTACATGTATACTATCTTATTGTAAAtgaactttgtttttttttttttgctcgaaTTTTGTCGTATATTGGAATATCAATTAGAATTCGTACTCACTTGCCAATGTAGCGAGGGCAACTTTGCCTATTAAGGCAGTACTGTACGAAATTACAACCCGTTTCGCGGAAGAGGCCATGGCTAATTGAAGCACAGCCAGAGCGACCAGAATCGCCAAAAGGGCAGAGGCGGCAGCGGCAGCTAATCCCGCCATCCACACAGCCACTGGAAATAAAGGAGAAACCCGTCGTAATTCTATTGCGTTCTATTGTAATCCCGCGCTCGGATTTTTGCCGCATTTATTTTTCGGGATGCTAAAATGTCAAATTCCGCAAATAATTCATCCTTTTTAAATAACGCTTTAACGTAAcgcaaataatgcaaaaaaaaaacaggaaaacaattaatcataggattttcaaaaatgttgaaaaataatatcaattttaaatagtaattGATATCAAATATGTTTACCAATACCGTATTATCCtaaatgtttaataacaataaaaaaatattgatttaatctttttaattacgatgataaaatttaggcaatttttgcgatttttaatCAATGGATAGTAAAGTTATAGACAAAACTGAACTCTCATTCGCaacattattaaacttttggTTTAGAAAAAGCAGTccttaatttatgtaaaatttacataatagaaaaatatccattttataaaaatccataaaaacgaatatttacatttattgaattatgttaaaaaatgttgataacTAAATCTTTTCCGTTCAAATATTCCCACGAAGAATTTTGTAATTGGTAATGTTTAGAAAATCTCGCATATAATACATAGTGACTGGCATTCTATTTCATTAGTATcagaataaagtaataaagatGAGAAAAGATATCTGTAAGGCGGGTATTAAAGTGTCAacgttctttttataatcatatgtaAAACGAAACACTCACAGACTGGTTGAAACCTGGAGACATTTTGGCCACACCATTCTCTTCCGTAAAGGAGATACTTGCATTGTCTCCATGGTCCGAAGTAGCCTTTTTCCGCGGCAGTGCCAGctgtaacaatataaatggAGGAAATTGgatgataaagaattttattttttactccccctaaaaagtataataagtGTGCGGTAAAAAAAGTTACCCGGTTTCATATTCGAGcgactttttttattccaaaaacctagtaattaaaaaaatagtatgacGCTTCTCTACTGCGCGCTTAACTCTAGAATGCATAATTTAGTATGTCAATTTGACTCGACCGTTATTTGAATTGTAAATTGCAGGGagcattttgttaaattagCATATAACTATTCTGcatggaaataaataaaaaataaataaaaaaaaaatttcgcaaaataacacatataataataacgatatatgtgtaaaagttaccataagtaaaaaaaatgtaataaatcacgatatttaatcacaataatttaatcaaattaaaaactaattatctaataatctaattaaaattcaaacaaaatttaattaaaaataatttttaaatcagttATAATTCCagttacattacatataacaaTATGTAGTATAGGAGATTCAATttccaaatattatttcttttttttttatttcatctttttgagagaaaaatatcataagagaacaaaactttataatctaataatttatatgaaaattaataaactatatattcataaaatatatgcgaaTATATTCGTAAAATCGTAAGATTATACtacattataaaagattaagatGAACGGATAATACgtctattttatatcgaaatatatatatatatatatatatatatatatatatatatatatatttctcgtatgaaaatataaaataaatatattccattGATTTCAATACGATGTAAAGTCAAATACGTGCAAAAAATCAAACACAGTACCTCTTCCCCTACATACCACTGCGCGTCAAAACATCGTAATCAAAACAGATACGAGACCTCTTCCCCCACCATCCACATTCGACGGCGcctcaaaatataattgtaataggTAAACATGCGTTTGTTCTTATCGGGCAGTCGAGGCGGAAAGATCTCAGTCGCGCGATTCCTTTGACTCTCAAAGTCAAGCAAAAAGACTAACACGTCTCTCAAAATATTCCGTTTAATactatgtttaattattgtatggCACTGCGTATATGTCACGTTCGGTTAAAAGGTACCGAGCACGCGACTCGATAATCTAAATGTCAA harbors:
- the LOC126858409 gene encoding uncharacterized protein LOC126858409 encodes the protein MATDSPSTRQGGVRAVATTTTDPQRSEKRAVAARGAAGALALSVVALVVQSAATATPTWGYFTNPDAGTAAEKGYFGPWRQCKYLLYGREWCGQNVSRFQPVLAVWMAGLAAAAASALLAILVALAVLQLAMASSAKRVVISYSTALIGKVALATLAMALSIVAASLFALQTDDRANSFVITRGEAFYMQLAAIALNFGVLVSAVYEGIYARRGGDPTKIRVVTDPRGGTINNPGYREYHQPTNGGSISMTDASGKPYVGGAGNGSTASVATSASAASTASPLRSSLKKPKPLGIHNPGFSAHSPTLSRNGSQKKVRIQTHSTEV